From the Anaerolineales bacterium genome, one window contains:
- a CDS encoding Ig-like domain-containing protein, with translation MGEATEPVELVDDGRPLAPSVIGQDPPLGEETQLDADLEIFFDQAMDAEATTSAFKLIGPGGEAVVGQVSWPDESTLRFDPRDELLPDTTYEAVVGIGATSAEGVPLAAERSVLFSTITSLQVTQVFPADGTADVESSSLITAMFNRPVVPLVTSEDQATLVQPLSISPPVEGEGEWLNTSIYVFRPDEPLVGNTTYTVSVAAGLRDVTGSAASQLAQAVSWQFTTQAPTIERIAIPDLITRPPEYYVDVPLNATFSIRFRQPMEQESTNAAFALRSNDGRQVAGRLEWDEKSLEMIFTPNHLLEFGKEYSLNLSSSAKALEGGTLKDGLIWHFYTVFSPAIVSVTPANGQVQNYYSDQLTIEFASPMDKKSLANRVQVTPRIEGELDWSYFNRRMTIFGFAPSTSYQVRILPGMADPYGNVISEGMTVNFITAARTPSAYLQTPGEYTLLRAQGDHEIYLRYVNVNTVQFSLYPLDIKNLLGFRAENTATIDYRPFPGSLENSWSATLTGPRDEFNLEKIELRDAEGQPLSPGMYFLGMTTADVTYTSQWLDARILIVATENMTVKTTLSDALLWLTDLESGEPVENVQVTAYEYEETYGPIGGAKTDEDGLATIELPVPEERYVERFYVAQGQGHFAFGQNYMGIDVYPGDYGIYTNYYLKPDQPSVYIYTDRPLYRPGHTVYFKGIVRMNDDLDYSLPSEKQVEVTISNYDETIYEATLPISSFGSFNGDLTLDSEAALGYYTIRASFVGEEDTIGSRSFSVAEYHKPEFEVAVTTTASDILDGDTIEATVQADFYSGGAVANSQVDWVLYAEDYIFRASGEYSRYQFYTYENDVYYLYYEPYSSGEIIAQGEAVTDENGGLQVTIPVDLSEMGSSQRLTLEATVTDLTGNAVSSRTQLLAHWTEFYVGAKAQQYVGLADEEQTFDLVVLDWYEEPVANQTLTAEIVERHWNSVQEIDEFGRSVWTSSVEEVPVTGSIETSTDEEGRATVSFVPPKGGVYRLKVSGKDSRGTPATTSAYLWVSGSDYVPWRRTNDHGLRLVSDRDSYEPGDTAEILITSPFQGTVYALVSVERGHVRSAEVVELKNNSSIYSFPVTADMAPNVYLSVVLIKGVDDTTPAPDYRMGLIEINVDTREQALNIEVTPDTTEAGPGDSVTYTVSATDYAGRPVQAELSFSLVDLALLALTDPNAPPMIDYFYDTRALTVLTAMPLTMSIESFNAEIVEHAKGGGGGGGDLGVIEVREDFPDTAFWDAQVVTDANGDASVTVTLPDTLTTWRMDARAVTKDTLVGENTNDIVSTKPLLVRPQTPRFFVAGDEVVLGTAVHNNTGRPIAAAVSLEAEGLQIESNPELSFYIRGGEQVYAQWQVRIDDEADRVDMVFSASSVNYADASRPPLGTLDGKGIPVYRYEVPETVGTGGQLTEADSRTEAISLPIFPGYDITEGSLTVRLTPSLAASFTDGLTYLEHFPYECTEQTVSRFLPNVITMRTLKEFGIRDAELEANLDEQVNTALQRLYNQQRADGGWGWWPLSDSNPLSTAYVVQGLIEAEASGYEISTQVLEDAILYLQEQLQPVESFEATYQLNRQAYLLYVLASADRAAVSQTVKLYEARQSMDIYARAYLAQTLYMIDAEDPRLDTMISDFVNLAALSATGSHWNEAQKDYWNWNTDTRTTAIVLDTLLRLDPDNALNSGTVRWLMASRTQGRWRGTQETVWALLALNRWAKISGDLEPDYLFEAALNGESLGGGAANVETMRTTTEFQVPVADLFTDKVNRLTIARNDGPGNLYYTSHLMLSMPVEEVQSFSQGVTVTRRYYHPDDRNTPITSIPQGENFLVRLTIIVPDSLHYAIVEDPLPAGLEAISQSLNTSPQQSAPARYDFEDLLNSGWGWWYFDHVELRDEKVVISADYLPAGVYEYVYLVRASMPGIYHVIPPTAQEFYFPEVYGRGEGTLFEVTQ, from the coding sequence GTGGGCGAAGCGACCGAACCTGTAGAACTCGTGGACGATGGTCGCCCGCTGGCGCCCAGTGTGATCGGGCAGGATCCTCCTTTGGGAGAGGAAACCCAGCTCGATGCCGATCTCGAAATATTCTTCGATCAAGCGATGGACGCCGAGGCAACGACGTCCGCCTTTAAATTGATCGGCCCGGGCGGCGAGGCCGTCGTCGGGCAGGTTAGCTGGCCGGACGAGAGTACCTTGCGTTTCGATCCCCGGGATGAACTGCTTCCCGATACGACCTACGAGGCGGTTGTGGGAATCGGCGCGACCAGCGCCGAAGGTGTTCCCCTCGCGGCGGAACGCAGCGTTCTCTTCAGCACCATCACCAGCCTTCAGGTCACGCAGGTATTTCCTGCAGACGGCACGGCCGACGTCGAATCGAGCAGCCTGATCACGGCGATGTTCAACCGCCCCGTGGTTCCGCTGGTGACGTCCGAAGACCAGGCGACGCTGGTGCAGCCGCTGTCGATTTCTCCCCCGGTGGAGGGAGAGGGTGAATGGTTGAACACCTCGATCTACGTCTTCCGCCCGGACGAACCGCTCGTCGGGAACACCACCTATACCGTGTCCGTCGCCGCCGGATTGCGCGACGTCACTGGTTCAGCTGCCAGCCAATTGGCGCAAGCCGTCTCGTGGCAGTTCACCACGCAAGCGCCGACCATCGAGCGCATCGCCATTCCCGATCTGATCACGCGGCCACCGGAATATTACGTCGATGTTCCCCTGAACGCCACGTTTTCCATCCGCTTCCGACAGCCGATGGAACAGGAAAGCACAAATGCTGCCTTCGCCTTGCGATCCAACGACGGCCGTCAGGTGGCTGGCCGTCTCGAATGGGACGAAAAAAGCCTGGAGATGATTTTCACGCCCAATCACTTGCTGGAATTCGGCAAGGAATACAGCCTCAACCTGAGCAGCAGCGCGAAAGCGCTGGAAGGAGGTACATTAAAGGACGGCCTCATCTGGCACTTCTACACCGTATTTTCGCCGGCGATCGTGAGCGTTACACCCGCCAATGGGCAGGTTCAGAACTATTATTCCGACCAATTAACGATCGAATTTGCTTCCCCAATGGATAAGAAGAGTCTGGCGAATCGAGTGCAGGTGACCCCGCGCATTGAAGGTGAGCTCGATTGGAGCTACTTCAATCGCAGGATGACGATTTTCGGGTTTGCGCCTTCCACCTCCTACCAGGTGCGGATTCTCCCCGGCATGGCCGACCCATATGGCAATGTCATCTCTGAGGGCATGACGGTCAATTTCATCACCGCCGCCCGGACGCCTTCCGCTTACCTGCAGACACCGGGCGAGTACACACTTCTTCGGGCGCAGGGCGATCACGAGATCTATCTGCGCTACGTAAATGTCAACACGGTTCAATTCTCCCTGTATCCGCTGGACATTAAAAATCTCCTTGGTTTCAGGGCGGAGAATACCGCGACGATCGATTACCGCCCGTTCCCTGGCAGCCTAGAGAATTCCTGGTCGGCAACGCTGACTGGCCCGCGCGACGAATTCAATCTCGAGAAGATCGAGCTGCGGGACGCCGAAGGTCAGCCGTTGTCCCCTGGGATGTATTTCCTGGGGATGACCACTGCAGATGTTACGTACACATCGCAATGGCTCGACGCCCGCATCCTGATCGTCGCCACCGAGAACATGACCGTAAAAACCACCCTGTCCGATGCGCTGCTCTGGCTTACGGATCTCGAGAGCGGGGAACCGGTCGAAAATGTTCAGGTTACAGCGTATGAGTATGAGGAAACCTATGGGCCCATCGGTGGTGCGAAAACCGATGAAGACGGCCTGGCTACGATCGAACTCCCGGTTCCTGAGGAACGCTACGTCGAACGTTTCTATGTCGCACAGGGACAGGGGCACTTCGCCTTCGGGCAAAACTACATGGGTATCGATGTCTACCCAGGCGATTACGGCATCTACACCAATTATTATCTAAAACCCGACCAACCATCCGTCTACATCTATACCGATCGTCCGCTCTACCGCCCGGGACATACCGTTTACTTCAAGGGCATCGTGCGCATGAACGACGACCTCGACTACAGTCTTCCCTCGGAAAAGCAAGTTGAGGTCACGATCAGCAACTACGACGAGACGATCTACGAGGCCACTCTCCCCATTTCGTCTTTTGGCAGCTTCAACGGTGACTTGACCCTGGACAGCGAAGCCGCATTGGGCTACTACACGATTCGCGCTAGTTTCGTTGGAGAAGAGGACACGATCGGGTCCCGGTCGTTCAGCGTCGCTGAGTACCACAAACCGGAATTCGAGGTTGCGGTCACGACGACTGCGAGCGACATCCTCGATGGCGATACCATCGAGGCTACGGTCCAGGCCGATTTCTATTCCGGTGGTGCGGTTGCGAATTCGCAGGTCGATTGGGTTTTGTATGCCGAAGACTACATCTTTCGAGCATCCGGAGAGTACAGCCGCTATCAATTCTACACTTACGAAAACGATGTGTATTATCTGTACTACGAGCCGTACAGTTCGGGTGAAATCATCGCCCAGGGCGAGGCCGTCACTGATGAAAATGGAGGACTGCAGGTTACGATTCCGGTCGATCTGAGCGAGATGGGCTCCAGCCAGCGCCTGACGCTCGAGGCTACGGTGACGGACTTGACCGGCAACGCCGTCAGCAGCCGCACGCAGCTCCTCGCGCACTGGACCGAATTCTACGTCGGCGCCAAAGCGCAGCAGTACGTTGGACTGGCGGATGAAGAGCAGACGTTCGATCTCGTCGTCCTGGATTGGTACGAAGAACCCGTCGCCAATCAAACGCTGACGGCGGAAATCGTCGAACGCCACTGGAACAGCGTCCAGGAGATCGACGAATTTGGCCGCTCCGTCTGGACGTCATCGGTGGAAGAGGTTCCCGTGACGGGATCGATCGAGACGAGTACGGATGAAGAAGGACGCGCCACAGTGAGCTTCGTGCCGCCCAAGGGAGGCGTGTACCGCTTGAAAGTCAGCGGCAAAGACAGCCGGGGCACGCCGGCGACCACCTCCGCATATTTGTGGGTCTCGGGCAGCGACTACGTCCCCTGGCGCCGCACGAACGACCACGGCTTGCGGCTGGTCAGCGACCGCGACAGCTACGAACCGGGTGACACGGCCGAAATCCTGATCACCTCTCCTTTCCAGGGTACGGTTTATGCCCTGGTCAGCGTCGAGCGCGGGCACGTGCGCAGCGCAGAGGTCGTCGAGCTGAAGAATAACAGCAGCATCTATTCCTTCCCCGTCACCGCCGACATGGCCCCGAACGTATATCTGTCCGTCGTGCTGATCAAGGGTGTGGATGACACGACCCCGGCTCCGGACTACCGCATGGGACTCATCGAGATCAACGTCGATACCCGCGAACAGGCGCTGAACATCGAAGTCACACCGGACACCACAGAAGCCGGACCCGGCGACAGCGTGACCTACACGGTATCGGCGACCGATTATGCCGGACGGCCCGTACAAGCGGAGCTGTCTTTCTCGCTCGTGGATCTGGCATTGCTGGCGCTCACTGATCCCAATGCGCCTCCGATGATCGACTATTTCTACGATACGCGCGCCCTGACCGTGCTCACTGCCATGCCGCTTACGATGAGCATCGAATCGTTCAACGCAGAGATCGTCGAACACGCCAAGGGCGGCGGTGGCGGTGGGGGCGACCTGGGGGTCATCGAGGTGCGGGAAGATTTTCCGGACACGGCTTTCTGGGATGCGCAGGTCGTCACCGACGCCAACGGCGATGCCAGCGTCACGGTCACGCTGCCCGACACCCTCACCACGTGGCGCATGGACGCACGTGCGGTCACGAAAGACACCCTCGTGGGGGAAAACACGAACGACATCGTCAGCACGAAGCCGCTGCTCGTGCGCCCTCAAACCCCTCGCTTTTTTGTCGCGGGCGACGAAGTGGTGCTCGGCACGGCGGTGCACAACAACACCGGACGGCCCATCGCCGCAGCAGTGTCTCTCGAAGCCGAGGGACTGCAAATCGAGTCGAATCCCGAGCTCAGTTTCTACATCCGCGGCGGTGAACAGGTATACGCGCAATGGCAGGTGCGTATCGATGATGAAGCGGATCGAGTGGACATGGTCTTTTCCGCCAGCAGTGTGAATTACGCTGACGCGAGCCGGCCTCCGTTGGGAACTCTGGACGGAAAGGGAATCCCCGTGTATCGATACGAAGTCCCCGAGACCGTGGGGACCGGAGGCCAATTGACGGAAGCCGACTCTCGCACGGAGGCCATCAGCTTACCCATCTTCCCGGGCTACGACATCACGGAAGGCAGCCTGACCGTCCGTCTGACGCCGTCGCTCGCTGCCAGTTTCACGGACGGGTTGACCTACCTGGAACACTTCCCCTACGAGTGTACGGAGCAAACCGTCTCACGATTTTTGCCCAACGTGATCACCATGCGGACTCTCAAGGAGTTCGGCATTCGCGATGCGGAACTCGAGGCCAACCTGGACGAGCAAGTCAACACCGCCCTGCAGCGGCTGTACAATCAGCAGCGCGCCGACGGTGGTTGGGGATGGTGGCCCTTGAGTGACAGCAACCCGCTGTCCACGGCTTACGTCGTCCAGGGACTGATCGAAGCCGAGGCCAGTGGATACGAAATCAGCACGCAGGTGCTTGAAGACGCAATCCTGTACCTTCAAGAACAACTCCAACCGGTCGAGAGCTTCGAGGCGACGTATCAACTCAACCGCCAGGCGTACCTGCTGTACGTCCTGGCGAGCGCCGATCGCGCCGCAGTGAGCCAGACGGTTAAATTGTACGAAGCGCGGCAGTCGATGGATATTTACGCGCGTGCCTACCTGGCGCAGACGTTGTACATGATCGACGCTGAAGATCCACGTCTGGATACCATGATCTCGGATTTCGTGAATCTTGCAGCGCTGTCGGCGACCGGATCCCATTGGAATGAAGCGCAAAAGGATTACTGGAACTGGAATACCGACACGCGCACGACGGCCATCGTTCTCGACACCTTGCTGCGTCTCGACCCGGACAATGCCCTGAATTCAGGGACGGTACGCTGGCTGATGGCCTCCCGCACCCAGGGCCGCTGGCGTGGGACGCAGGAAACGGTTTGGGCGCTGCTGGCCCTCAACCGTTGGGCCAAAATCAGCGGAGATCTCGAGCCCGATTATCTCTTCGAGGCGGCGTTGAACGGGGAAAGCCTCGGCGGAGGAGCGGCCAACGTGGAGACCATGCGAACGACGACGGAATTTCAGGTTCCGGTCGCCGACTTGTTCACCGATAAGGTCAACCGCTTGACGATCGCTCGCAACGACGGACCGGGCAATCTGTATTACACGTCCCACTTGATGTTGTCCATGCCCGTCGAGGAGGTCCAATCGTTCAGCCAGGGCGTAACGGTTACTCGCAGGTACTATCACCCCGACGATCGCAACACGCCGATCACGTCCATCCCGCAGGGCGAGAATTTTCTGGTTCGCCTGACGATCATCGTTCCGGACAGCCTGCACTACGCCATCGTCGAAGATCCCTTGCCGGCAGGGCTGGAGGCGATCTCGCAATCACTCAATACCAGCCCGCAGCAAAGCGCGCCGGCGCGTTACGATTTCGAAGATCTGCTGAATTCAGGATGGGGTTGGTGGTACTTCGATCACGTCGAACTGCGGGATGAAAAAGTCGTGATCTCTGCGGATTATCTACCGGCCGGCGTGTATGAGTATGTCTATCTCGTGCGAGCCTCCATGCCGGGGATCTATCACGTCATCCCGCCGACCGCACAGGAATTCTACTTCCCGGAGGTCTACGGGCGCGGCGAAGGCACGCTGTTCGAAGTGACTCAATAG
- a CDS encoding PBP1A family penicillin-binding protein yields MKTIKRILRFRYFFAFALVCAVLVAIWLFLDLPSVDRIPQAPQLPSIRITDRYGRLLYDLLADEGGRHTVVAIEDIPDDLINATIATEDSTFYENPGVDLRGILRALWINLRGGETLSGGSTITQQVARNLLLEKGERQQRTLRRKLRESILAWQLAHDLDKDEILALYLNHMYYGAMSYGVEAAAQTYFGKPVRELDLAESALLAGLPQAPSLYNPLTDLDKAKERQQVVLELMEKQEYISTDLRTSAAREQLVFVSSPYPIEAPHFVLMIRDRLGDLVAEDTLYSAGGLTVRTSLDLDWQHHAERIIANQLAGLNQADIASPGAGIGNAALVALDPQTGEILAMVGSPDYFDPATFGAINMAVSPRQPGSAFKPLVYAAALNPTRQDPLTAASMILDVYTAFVTHDGYAYAPVNFDHLEHGPVSLRQALASSLNIPAVRVLDEVGVDRALDLAKNLGITTFGDPDGYDLSLALGGGEVRLLELTAAYAAFANAGQFVAPVAILGIEDAQGHSHYTPDPAEARQVLDPRVAWLITDILSDDDARSIGFGHNSLLQIGRPAAVKTGTTTDFRDNWTIGYLPDLAVGVWVGNADSKPMFNVTGLSGAAPIWHQFMRTVTSGVPEEAFVRPEGVLREEVCALSGLLPSEACPYRRFEWFIRGTEPSTEDDLYQRVTLDRQSMCLADETTPVDRKVVRIVLDLPEEAHSWARSQNLWLLDDLICGIEVVNSGEEHESGQIYFRSPDANTIYRLSPSQPAESQRILIAVGSDRTLDRVTIRLDGISLKSFDGPPYQVWWPLVVGTHELRTEGITPEGESIFSETIHFEVQPAEG; encoded by the coding sequence ATGAAAACGATTAAACGCATCCTGCGTTTTCGATATTTCTTCGCGTTCGCTCTGGTCTGTGCCGTGCTGGTTGCGATATGGTTGTTCCTCGATCTTCCGTCGGTGGATCGAATTCCGCAGGCGCCACAGCTTCCCAGCATTCGGATCACCGATCGCTACGGACGCCTGCTCTACGATCTGCTGGCAGACGAAGGCGGCCGGCACACCGTCGTCGCCATTGAAGACATCCCAGACGATCTCATCAACGCAACGATCGCCACGGAAGACAGCACCTTTTACGAGAATCCCGGCGTCGATCTGCGCGGCATCCTGCGCGCCTTGTGGATCAACCTGCGCGGGGGCGAGACTCTCTCCGGTGGAAGCACGATCACCCAACAGGTTGCGCGCAATCTGCTGCTCGAAAAGGGGGAACGGCAACAACGCACGCTGCGGCGTAAACTGCGCGAGAGCATCCTGGCCTGGCAGCTGGCGCACGATCTGGATAAGGATGAAATCCTTGCCTTGTATCTCAATCACATGTACTACGGCGCCATGTCGTACGGCGTCGAAGCGGCTGCCCAAACCTACTTTGGAAAACCCGTGCGCGAATTGGACCTGGCCGAGAGCGCACTCCTGGCAGGATTGCCGCAGGCGCCCTCACTCTACAACCCGCTGACGGACCTGGACAAAGCGAAGGAGCGCCAACAGGTGGTGCTCGAGTTGATGGAGAAGCAGGAATACATCTCCACGGATTTGCGCACTTCAGCCGCCCGCGAGCAACTCGTATTTGTGTCCAGCCCCTACCCGATCGAAGCGCCTCATTTCGTGCTCATGATCCGCGACAGACTTGGAGATCTAGTGGCGGAGGACACGCTGTACAGCGCGGGTGGGCTCACGGTTCGTACGAGTCTCGATCTCGATTGGCAGCACCACGCCGAACGTATCATCGCAAACCAATTGGCCGGGTTAAACCAGGCAGACATCGCCTCGCCCGGCGCGGGAATCGGCAACGCGGCACTCGTCGCCCTGGACCCACAGACTGGCGAGATACTGGCCATGGTCGGCAGCCCGGACTATTTCGATCCTGCAACTTTCGGCGCCATCAACATGGCCGTTTCGCCTCGCCAGCCGGGTTCGGCCTTTAAGCCACTGGTTTACGCCGCGGCCCTGAACCCGACCCGGCAGGACCCGCTGACCGCGGCATCGATGATCTTGGACGTGTATACGGCATTCGTCACCCATGACGGCTACGCATACGCACCGGTCAATTTCGACCATCTGGAACATGGTCCGGTTTCCCTGCGCCAGGCGTTGGCGTCGTCGTTGAACATTCCTGCGGTCCGCGTTTTGGATGAAGTGGGCGTAGATCGCGCGCTCGATCTGGCCAAGAATCTCGGCATCACGACTTTTGGCGATCCGGATGGATACGATCTCTCCCTGGCGCTGGGCGGAGGCGAGGTGCGGCTGCTGGAACTCACTGCAGCCTACGCCGCTTTTGCCAACGCCGGCCAATTCGTCGCCCCGGTTGCCATCCTCGGGATCGAGGACGCGCAAGGACACAGCCACTACACACCGGATCCGGCCGAGGCACGCCAGGTCCTCGATCCGCGGGTCGCCTGGTTGATCACGGACATCCTCAGCGACGACGATGCGCGATCCATCGGCTTTGGGCACAACAGCCTGCTGCAGATCGGAAGGCCCGCGGCCGTAAAGACGGGAACGACCACGGATTTCCGCGACAATTGGACCATCGGTTATCTGCCGGACCTCGCGGTCGGCGTATGGGTGGGAAACGCCGACAGCAAGCCCATGTTCAACGTCACCGGGTTGAGCGGCGCAGCACCGATCTGGCATCAATTCATGCGCACGGTCACCAGCGGCGTGCCTGAGGAAGCGTTCGTCCGGCCGGAGGGCGTACTGCGCGAAGAAGTCTGCGCACTCTCCGGCCTGCTGCCCAGCGAAGCCTGCCCCTACCGGCGATTCGAATGGTTCATTCGCGGAACGGAACCCTCGACGGAGGACGATCTGTATCAAAGGGTCACACTCGACCGCCAGTCGATGTGCCTGGCCGACGAGACGACACCTGTGGATCGTAAAGTGGTGCGGATCGTGCTGGATTTGCCCGAGGAAGCCCATTCCTGGGCGAGATCCCAGAATTTATGGCTGCTGGACGACTTGATCTGCGGTATTGAAGTCGTGAACTCCGGAGAAGAGCACGAAAGCGGGCAGATATATTTTCGATCTCCGGATGCGAATACGATCTACCGCCTTTCCCCGAGCCAGCCCGCGGAATCGCAACGCATTCTCATCGCAGTCGGCAGCGATCGAACGCTGGATCGAGTCACGATCCGGCTTGATGGCATTTCACTGAAATCCTTCGACGGACCGCCGTATCAAGTCTGGTGGCCGCTCGTAGTTGGCACGCACGAACTTCGGACAGAGGGGATCACACCGGAGGGCGAATCGATCTTCTCCGAAACGATCCACTTCGAAGTGCAACCTGCGGAGGGATGA
- the mutY gene encoding A/G-specific adenine glycosylase has protein sequence MVSPIAKALLAWYAKNARDLPWRQTNDPYAVWVSEVMLQQTRVQTVLSYYRRWMEQLPTIDSLAKADLDKLLSLWEGLGYYRRVHNLHQAAQYVVANFNGKLPENVDELRRLPGIGPYIAAAIAALAFNRDVLALDGNLRRVFSRLMDLELDPRTPQGERRIRGWALERFPEGRASEFNQALMDLGASICTPKSPSCPDCPIRTRCGSYANGTQAVRPVRSARSPLPHREVAAGVLLREDSVLIGRRPRDGLLAGLWEFPGGTKEPGETLAQCLRREWQEELGVTVEAGRFLGSFEHAYTHFRLTVSAYICRLRSGEPQALEHTEIVWAPIHRLQDYPMGKVDRMIAATLESQDASSYEKRE, from the coding sequence ATGGTATCACCCATCGCAAAAGCCCTGCTCGCATGGTATGCGAAGAACGCTCGTGATCTGCCCTGGCGGCAAACCAACGATCCGTATGCGGTTTGGGTCTCGGAAGTCATGCTGCAGCAAACGCGGGTCCAAACCGTGCTGTCCTACTACCGGCGCTGGATGGAACAACTTCCCACGATCGATTCTCTTGCAAAAGCCGATCTCGATAAGCTCCTGTCTCTCTGGGAAGGTCTGGGGTATTATCGCAGAGTACACAATCTGCATCAGGCCGCACAATACGTGGTGGCGAATTTCAACGGGAAGCTGCCGGAAAACGTCGACGAGCTGAGACGATTACCGGGAATCGGACCTTACATTGCTGCGGCGATTGCCGCACTGGCTTTCAACCGGGATGTCCTCGCCCTGGACGGCAACCTGCGCAGGGTGTTCTCCCGATTGATGGATCTCGAACTCGATCCGCGCACACCGCAGGGCGAACGCCGAATTCGCGGGTGGGCATTGGAACGTTTTCCCGAAGGGCGGGCCTCGGAGTTCAATCAGGCGTTGATGGATTTGGGCGCATCGATCTGCACGCCGAAGTCACCTTCCTGCCCCGATTGTCCCATCCGGACCCGATGCGGGAGTTATGCCAACGGAACGCAGGCCGTCCGTCCTGTCCGTTCAGCCAGGTCGCCGCTTCCCCATCGCGAAGTGGCTGCGGGAGTGCTGCTGCGTGAAGACAGCGTATTGATCGGGCGCAGACCCCGGGACGGGCTACTTGCAGGGCTGTGGGAATTTCCCGGCGGCACGAAGGAGCCCGGTGAGACGCTGGCGCAGTGCCTGCGGCGCGAGTGGCAGGAGGAGCTCGGTGTCACCGTGGAAGCCGGCCGATTCCTGGGAAGCTTCGAACATGCATACACCCATTTTCGCCTCACTGTCTCGGCCTACATCTGCCGATTGCGCAGCGGAGAACCGCAAGCTCTCGAGCATACGGAGATCGTGTGGGCGCCGATTCATCGTTTGCAGGATTATCCCATGGGAAAGGTCGATCGCATGATCGCAGCCACTCTCGAATCCCAAGATGCATCATCCTATGAAAAGCGGGAATAA
- a CDS encoding O-methyltransferase: protein MPTYNTALETYVRKTFAVEDEILKYIREQTPLKGLPAISVKPEEGRFLQFLVAASGARAALEVGTLGGYSGTWIARGLPPDGHLITLEREAHHAAVAEEHFRLAGLAQRTKVLVGDAHESLRSLDAEGPFDFVFIDAEKDGYPAYLEWALAHTKPGSVIAAHNVFRHGAIVDANDQSPTTKIMREFNRRLAENPQLISHVFPAGDGLAVAVVRA from the coding sequence ATGCCGACATACAACACTGCGCTCGAGACGTACGTCCGGAAGACGTTCGCTGTCGAAGACGAAATTCTGAAATACATCCGCGAGCAGACCCCATTAAAAGGACTGCCGGCGATTTCTGTTAAACCTGAGGAGGGCCGCTTTCTTCAATTTCTCGTCGCAGCCAGCGGCGCTCGTGCTGCACTGGAGGTGGGTACTTTGGGCGGCTACAGCGGCACGTGGATCGCGAGAGGGCTGCCGCCAGATGGACACCTGATTACGTTGGAGCGTGAGGCCCATCATGCCGCAGTGGCCGAGGAACATTTTCGGCTCGCCGGTTTGGCACAGCGGACGAAAGTGCTTGTAGGTGACGCTCATGAGTCGCTGCGCTCGCTCGATGCGGAAGGGCCATTCGACTTCGTGTTCATCGATGCTGAAAAGGATGGATATCCAGCGTACTTGGAATGGGCGCTCGCGCATACGAAACCCGGGAGCGTGATCGCGGCGCATAATGTCTTTCGTCACGGCGCGATCGTCGACGCAAATGATCAATCCCCCACGACGAAAATAATGCGTGAGTTTAACCGACGCCTTGCGGAGAATCCGCAGCTCATTTCACATGTGTTTCCTGCCGGGGATGGTTTGGCGGTTGCAGTGGTTCGAGCTTGA